One Solibacillus isronensis genomic window carries:
- a CDS encoding ABC transporter permease, with amino-acid sequence MLFKDQVNFVMQHIKKNKLRVFMTVLAATMGCAFLIVLASIGFGLQESMEDEILSSETVTQIEVLGSQALFTAEEVADIEAVENVQTVLKTTSVDANVAGYMGDRDTSTSLRLVDFTDYASVAKPLSEGKYPENEKEIIVGYHFGQSLLNEADRKLIEEKSKAAEAEGNYYDGAEEGYKDSLIGKEVEIALSTHEQPDALSERMTYTIVGVMPEPAYEWATENRIYMMDEQREVIEDMYSQAIADVEVASDFELFSERFDIYAESLEYVKPILEELRGKGYGVYSVTEQLDELNVFFLVLKAGLVFVGTIAVLIASIGIFNTMTMAVTERTREIGVLKAIGASPKLIQRLFLMESIFIGVIGTVLAIAISYIVSFASNALLPLILKAATAEDGFNNVQFSAIPWQLVVIAAAISIGVAMISGLRPARKATKIEVMQALRQEL; translated from the coding sequence ATGCTATTTAAAGATCAGGTAAATTTTGTGATGCAGCATATCAAGAAAAATAAGCTGCGTGTATTTATGACGGTACTTGCCGCAACGATGGGCTGTGCGTTTTTAATCGTGCTTGCCTCGATCGGTTTCGGATTACAGGAATCAATGGAAGATGAGATTTTATCGAGTGAGACGGTGACACAAATAGAAGTGCTCGGCAGTCAAGCGCTGTTTACCGCAGAGGAAGTAGCGGATATTGAAGCGGTAGAAAATGTACAAACGGTATTAAAAACGACTAGTGTGGATGCTAATGTAGCAGGCTATATGGGGGATCGTGATACATCTACATCACTGCGTTTAGTGGACTTTACTGATTATGCATCGGTAGCGAAACCGCTATCGGAAGGGAAATATCCTGAAAACGAAAAAGAAATTATTGTCGGCTATCATTTCGGCCAATCATTATTGAATGAAGCGGACCGTAAATTAATTGAGGAAAAATCAAAGGCAGCAGAAGCGGAAGGTAATTATTACGACGGTGCTGAAGAAGGGTACAAGGATTCGCTTATCGGCAAGGAAGTAGAAATTGCTCTAAGTACACATGAACAACCGGATGCGCTGTCAGAGCGTATGACGTATACGATTGTCGGTGTTATGCCAGAGCCGGCTTATGAATGGGCAACTGAAAACAGGATTTATATGATGGACGAGCAACGTGAAGTGATTGAAGATATGTATAGCCAAGCAATTGCCGATGTAGAGGTAGCCAGTGATTTTGAACTATTTTCTGAGCGCTTCGATATTTATGCGGAAAGCTTGGAATATGTAAAGCCGATTTTAGAAGAGTTACGCGGAAAAGGCTACGGTGTGTATTCCGTTACAGAACAGCTGGATGAGTTAAACGTCTTTTTCCTAGTATTAAAAGCAGGACTTGTTTTTGTTGGAACAATCGCAGTATTGATTGCATCAATCGGAATTTTCAATACGATGACAATGGCGGTGACAGAACGTACACGTGAGATCGGTGTATTAAAAGCAATTGGAGCCAGCCCGAAACTGATTCAACGTCTGTTTTTAATGGAAAGTATTTTTATCGGAGTTATTGGAACAGTTCTTGCAATTGCAATTTCATATATTGTAAGCTTTGCATCAAATGCGCTATTGCCGCTTATTTTAAAGGCAGCAACAGCGGAAGATGGATTCAACAATGTACAATTTTCAGCGATACCGTGGCAGCTCGTAGTGATTGCTGCAGCGATCAGTATCGGCGTGGCAATGA